GTGTCGACGTGCGGGCGACGCGCGTAAGTCGTTCCGCCGCGTCGACGCGGGTATGACGGACGCGATCTATCTCGACGACACGGGTCGCCGAACGTTCGAGGCGACCGTCGAGCGAGCGGTCGACGACCGTGTCGTGCTCGACCGAACCTGTTTCTACCCGACGGGAGGCGGTCAACCGTCCGACACGGGCGTCCTCCGTGCCGAATCGAGCGATCGGACGTGGACGGTCACGGCAGTCGAGAAACGGGACACGATCTATCACGTCCTCGACGAACGCCCACCATCGGTGGGGACGTCGCTCACCGGGGACGTCGACTGGGACCGTCGGTTCGCACACATGCGGTATCACACCTCCCAGCACCTCCTCTCTGCGCTGCTTCTCGAAGCGTTCGACGCAGAGACGACCGGGAACCAACTGTACACCGATCACGCGCATCTGGACTGTGCGTACCCGCGCTTTTCGGAGGCGGACCTCGCGGACATCGAAAGCCGGCTGAACGATCTCGTCGCGGCCGACCACACGGTCGAGTGGTACGCCCTCGACCGCGAGACGGCCGAGGCGACGCTCGACCCACAGCGGACGCGTCTCCACCTCCTCCCCGACTCGATCACCGACGTCCGAATCGTCGAGATCGCCGGCCCCGATGGCGACCCGTACGACCGGACAGCGTGTGCGGGGACGCACGTCGCCTCGACCGGCGCGATCGGAGCCGTCGAGGTCGTCGGGCGTGAGACCAAAGGGAGCGAGGAGGAACGGATCGAGTTCGTCCTCTCGTAACGTCGCCGTCGTGCGGTTTCTGTCGGAGCACAGTCAACAGAGAACCGCACGACTGCGCCGGGGAGGTCCGTTCCGTCTGGTGGTTTTATTAACCTTGCCGGTGTGATAAGCGGTATGGTTCGTGAAGACGGCAAGCGGAACTTCGTGCTCCGAGAAGACGACGGTACCGAAGACAGCGTGTTCAGCGGTCGAACGCCACGACAGGCGGCGCTGAAGGCCGCTCGGCGGCTTCATCCCGCGCCGAGCGAAGACGAGGTGGACGACAAAGCGGTGCTCCAACTGCGTGAACGCGGTACGGACAAGGTCCACATCTACCACGGCTGGGCCTGGAAGGAGTCCGCGCCCGACGACGCACCCGACTGGATGCCCGAAGTCATCACGAAGGCGAACGTCTCCAAGCAGGGCATCGAACACCTCGACGAGTAGGCGACGACCCCGAGGTATCGTCACGGCGGGACGTGGCGCGAGAGCACGCCGACGTGCGGTGTCGAAGAGTCCGGCCGCAGCCGCCACGTCGGCGTACTCGTGAACGCCGACGCCGGTGTCGGTGTGGTGCCGAGGCCCACCTGCGAAGACTGCCGTCTCTCACACGGCCGATACGACCCGTTCTGCGATCGGTATCGCCACCGAACCGCCCGGCACGAACTGCCGGGAGCCCCATCCCATAGCTCCTTGAGGGTGGCCGGCGTCCGTACGAGTATGACGAGCGGGAGTGCTCTCTCCGAGTTCCTCGCCGGGCAGGATTCGCTGGCCGTCGTGTGTCACAACAACCCCGATCCCGACACGCTGGCCAGCGCGATGGCACTGGAGACCATCGCCTTCGACGCGGACGTCGACGACGTGACCGTACTGTACAGCGGCACCATCTCCCACCAGCAGAACCGGGCGTTCGTGAACCTCCTCGACCTCGACCTGAAGACGTTCTCCGTCGACGCGCTCGACGCCGCAGACCTCGTCGCGTTCGTCGACCACTCCGTCCCCGGGGGGAACAACGAGGTGCCCGAGGACGTGACGATCGACATCGTCATCGACCACCACACGACCGAGGGCGTCGAGGCCGGGTACGTCGACCACCGCGAGGAGATCGGCGCGACGGCGACCATCATGACCGAGTACCTCGCCGACCTCGAGATCGACACCTCCGACGCGCTGGCGACGGCGCTCATGTTCGCTATCAGACAGGAGACGTTGACGTTCCTCAGAGGGGTGACGAGCGCCGAGTACGCCGCCGCCGAGCGGCTCCACGCCAAACTCGACCTCGATCTCCTCCGTGACCTGGCTCACCCCGCAGTCAGCGAGTCGACCGTCGACGCGATCGGCGACGCCATCGACAACCGAACCGTCCGCGGGTCGACGCTCATCTCCCACACGGGGTGGACGACCGAACGCGACGCCATCCCACAGGCGGCGGACTACCTCGGCGACGTCGAAGGGGTCGAGACGTGCGTCGTCTTCGGACTCATCGGCGACGCGGTCGAACTCAGCGCGCGGTCGACCGACTCGCGGGTCCACATCGGACGCGTCCTCGAGGACGCCTTCTCCGACGTGGGGAGCGCGGGTGGGCACCGACAGATGGCCGGCGGTCACATCTCTCTCGGTCTGTTCGCCGATCTCTCGGGCGACGACGACTCGCTGGTCGAGATGGTCGAGGAGATCGTCTCGCGACGACTGATCAAGCGACTTCGGCTGTCGACGCGCGACTCGAAGGACGAGGAGTAGCCACGGGCGGCGGTGAGCGGACGCGCGTCCGAGTTGGTCACCGAGAGAGCCCAGGGAGCAACGGGTCGGTCGCTCACCGAATGAGCGTTACCGGGACCGGAATTCGGTCGACGACCCGCTCGGCGACGCTCCCGACGAAGAACCGCTCGAGGAGGTCCCGACTGTGGCTCCCGAGGACGACGTGGTCGACGTCGTGATCGTCGACGTAGTCGAGGATCTCCTGCCAGGGACGTCCCTGCTCGATCGCCGTCGTCAGCGGGGCGTCGTACTCCGCCGCGAGCGCCTCGGCCTCTTCGAGTATCGCCTCCCCTTCGGCCTCGCGCTGCTCGTATATCTCGCCGAGTTTCACACCCAGGTACTTTTCGGGTTGGTACGTGACGCTCGTGTCGACGACGAACAGCGCCGTCATCTCCGCCTCCGGAAACCGTTCGTAGGCGAATCGGAGCGCCTCGACCGCGAGCTTCGAGCCATCGAACGGCACGAGAACGTTCGTCATACCGGCCGCTTCGACGGCGACTGCATTAAATTCCAACCCGTATCTCCGAGTGAAATTTTAAGTACTATGTTGTAGTGTGTGCACGCATGTCAGAGTTTGGAGCGTTGTCACTTGCTCCGCCACTGTTGGCCATCGTCCTCGCGATCGCCACGCGGAAGGCGGTGCTGTCGCTGTTCGTCGGCATCTGGACCGGCGGCATCATCCTCACGGGCGGGGTCGGCCTGGGCCAGACGTTCGACTGGATCGCGGCGGCGGTCGGCGAGAGCGTGTTCCACGCACAGATCATCATCTTCACGCTGCTGCTGGGGTCGTCGGTCGCGATGATCTGGCGACTGGGCGGCTCGCACGCCGTTCGGAACTTCGCGATCGAACGGATCGACACGAAGCGCAAGGCCGGCGTCGCGGCGTGGATCCTCGGCGTCGTGTTGTTCTTCGACGACTACGCCAACACGGCCGTCGTCGGGAGTACGATGAAAGACGTCTCGGACCACCTGCACATCTCCCGCGAGAAGCTCTCGTATCTCGTCGACTCGACCGCGGCACCGGTAGCGACGCTGGCGATCTCCTCGTGGGTCGCGTTCCAGCTGTCGATGATCGAGTCCGGCTACGGCGCGACGAACCTGGCCGACAGCGAGATCCCGGACTCCTTCGAGGTGTTCCTCTCCTCGATTCCCTACAACATGTACGCGATCTTGGCCATCGTGATGGTCGGCACCATCGTGCTCACCCAGCGTGACTACGGCGAGATGCTCACCGCCGAGCACCGCGCCTCGGAGACCGGCAAGGTGACCCGAGACGACGCCCGGCCGATGCAGGACGTCGAGGCAGAACTCGGTCAGCCCAACATCGACGACCCCCGACTGATCTCGTTCTTCCTTCCGATCGCCGTGTTGATCGCGGTCACCATCGGGTCGGCGCTGTACACCGGATTCGAACCGGGCGCGTCGGTGTACGACATGGTCACCGGCGCCGACTACGCCGTGGCGCTGATCTTCGGGTCGTTCGCGATGGTGGTCTCGACCTACGCGCTCGGGTACGTCTACAACGTCCTGTCGCTGGGCGAGAGCGTCGACACGACCATCGATGGCTTCGGGATCATGCTCACGGCGGTGACGATCCTCGTCCTCGCGTGGGGGATCGGCAACGTCGTCGCGCCCGTCGAGGACGGTGGCCTCGGAACGGGGGCGTACATCGCCGCCCTGGTCGAACAGTTCCTCTCGCCGGAGATTCTGCCGGTCGTCGTGCTGTTCACGGCGGCCTTTATCGCCTTCTCGACCGGGAGTTCCTGGGGGACGATGGCCATCGTGACCCCCATCGCCGTCCCGGTCGCGTGGGACCTCACCGGCAACCACACCATGGTCGCGGTCATGGTCGGCATGGTGTTCTCGGGTGCCATCTTCGGCGACCACGCCTCACCGATCTCCGACACGACGGTGCTGTCGTCGACGTTCACCGGGGCCGACCTGATCGACCACGTCCGGACGCAGTTCTACTACGCGGCCACCGTCATCGTCGTGGTTGCCGTGCTGATGGTCGTGTGGGGGTACACCCGCGTCTCGCCGTTCGTCCTGCTCCCGGTCGGCGCGCTCGCCCTGGTCGGACTCGTCTACGGGCTCTCCGAGTTCGACGCCAAACGCCGCGGGATCGACCCGAAGTCCGCCGGCCAGCCGTCCGAGGTGACGCCGGCAGACGACTGACACTCGGGACCGCGCGCTGTCGTGTCGGGCGAACTCACGAGGAGGTCCGAGGCAGACGAACGCGGACGACCGGACCGGGAGCTGGGTTCGAACCGCAGAAGAAGTAGTCCCGGGCGGATTCGAACCGCCGTCAATGGCTCCAAAGGCCATTATGATTGGCCACTACACCACGGGACTGCGCTTCGCTCGTCCCGTGAGTTTCGGAGGTGCATCGCGTCTCCTCACCACCACGGGACTGCAGACGTAGCTACCAATCTGAAACTTAAGTTTGTAGCGGTCCGAGTCGCCGTGCCCCGATCAGTCCGCGGGTTCTTCGAAGGCGAGTTCGAGGAAGCGACAGGCGTCGGTCTCGGGGTCGAAACAGTCCGGGCAGTCGGGTTTGCGCTCGATGATCGTGTCGAGTCGTTCGGCGACCGTCTCGTCGATGACGGGTTCGAGCTCCCGGGCCTCGGCACGGAACTCCTCGACGTCGAGGACGTTGGCGAGGAAGCGCTCGATGATGCAGTACGTCTGCAGCGCGTCGCGCGCGTTGACGATCCCCTCGTCGGTGAGGGTGACACCCTTGTACTTCTCGTGCTCGGCGAGGCCGCGGCCTTCGAGCTTGCCGATCATCTCGTTGGCGCTCGCGGGGCTCACGTCGAGCATGTCAGCGAGCGCGCCGGTCGATGCGGGTCCGTTCTCCATCTGCTGGAGCAGGTAGATCGCCTTGACGTACTGGTCTGCGGTGTTCATCTGATTTCCTCCCGCGCGCGTCGCTCGGTTCGCACGCGCGATCGCTCGCGTGCGCTCGTGCCCGTGGTTGTGCTGACTGGTCCGTCGGTCCGTGCCGGCCGGGACGACGGGGTCATTCGCGGCGCTCCATCACTCTCGTCACCGCCTCGACCCCCTCGGCTTCCTCCTCGCGGATGCCGGCGAGCGTGTCGAGGAGCCGGTCGCGGTCGATGCCGAACCGGACGTCGCTGGCCCGGATGGCACCGATGAGGTCGTCGTAGAACTTGTAGGCGGTCTCTTCGTTGCAGAGTTGGTCGTACAGCACGCCGTCGAAGTCCTCGGGCTTGGTCTTGCCGTACTGCGCTTCGACGAGCGCTTCGACCTCCTCGAACGGGACGCTCTCGACGTCGAGTTCGTCGATGACGGCCTCGAGCCGGGTGCGGTGTTCGGCGGACTCCGCGGCGGCGTCGGCGAGCAGTCGCTCGATCTCCGAGTCGGTCTCGTCGAGCGTTCCCGCGTGGTGCTGGGCCCGTGCCTCGACGACCTCCTCTAAGACGATGCCGATCTGGAGGAGCCGTGCCAGCTGGTGGTCGGACGTCACGCGGTGTCCGACGCTCACGGGCGCGACCCCTCGCTGACGTGTCCCCTGACGCTCATACTCGGGGGTGGAGTGTGACAGACTTAAACGGTTCCCTCGTCGCTGACGCGCGGTCGCGGACAGCCGCGAACACGCCCGTGTGCCGTCGCCACGGGAGACACCGCGTTCAAGAGCGTCTGGTCCGTCTGTGCCGTCGATGAGACACCGATCCCGGTCGCTGCCCGTCCTGTTCGTCGTCGGCCTGCTCGTGCTCTCGGGCTGCACCGCCGGGGTGGGGCCCACGACCGGCGGCACCACCGACGCGCCGTCCGAGCCCACGGCGGTCGGCGAGGACGGACGCGCCGGGACAGCCACCGACGGAGCGTCCGACGCCGGAGGCGCGACGAGTGCGACGAACGGAACCCTCACGGTCCACTTCATCAACGTGGGCCAGGGCGACAGCACGCTCGTCGTCGGGCCGACGGGCGAGACGATGCTCGTCGACACCGGCGACTTCCGCGACGACGGCGAGTACGTCGTCGACTACCTCGACTCACGGGGGATCGACCGGATCGACTACCTGGTCTCGACGCACGCCGACGCCGACCACATCGGCGGGAACGCGGCCGTCATCGAGCGCTTCGAGACCGAGGGCGAAGGCGTCGGGGCCGTGTACGATCCCGGCGTGACCGCCTCGACCGCGACGTACGACCGCTACCTCGACGCCGTCGAGCAGTACGACGTGCCGCTGTACCGCACGGAGACCGGCGACGAGATCCCGCTGGCGGGCGCTACGGTCTCCGTGCTCGCCCCGCCGCGGCCGCCGCTGGCCGACGGGGACCGCAACGACAACAGCGTCGTCCTCAGGCTCTCGTTCGGCGAGACGAGCGTGCTCCTTCCCGGCGACGCCGGGGCGGTGGAGGAGCCGTATCTCGTCGACACGCACGGCCGCGCGCTCGACGTCACGCTGTTGAAAGCCGGCCACCACGGCAGCAGTTCGAGCACGAGCGCGGAGGTCCTCGACGCGACCACGCCGAGCGCTGTCGTCGTCTCCTCGGCGTACGACTCGCGGTACGGTCACCCCCACGAGGAGGTGCTCGGTCGACTCTCCGCGCGCTCGATCCCGACGTACTGGACGGGCACGCACGGAACGATCGTCGCGACGAGCGACGGCCGGACGGTCACGGTCGCGACGCAGGCGGCCGCGAGCACCCGGCCGCTGGACCTCCGTGCAGACGCACCCGTCGCTCCTGACACACGGGGTCCCGTCGTCGTCCGCGACGCCTACGCGGCGGCCGATGACGGGCGAGCGGACACGGACGGGCAAGTGGACACGGGGGAGACGGCGGTGGAACTCACCGAGATACACGCCGACGCGGCCGGCGACGACCGGACGAACCTCGCCGACGAGTACGTCGTGTTGACCAACCGCGGCGACTCCCCCGTCGAGCTCTCGGGGTGGGTGTTGACCGACGAGAGCGGGGCGCGCTACCGGTTCCCGGACGGCGTCGTGCTCGCACCTGGCGACTCGATCACGGTCCGGACCGGGAGCGGCACCGACACCGAGACCGACCGCTACTGGGACGCCGGTCGGCCGGTCTGGAACAACGACGGCGACACCGTTACTTTGCTCCGCGCCGACGGGGGAGTCGTGACGGAGGTCTCGTACTGATGCTCGACCCCGGCGCGTACACGGCGACGCTCGATCGCTTCGAGGAGACACCCGCCGGCGAACTCGCGGTACTGGTCGTCGAACGCGACGACGACCCGCTGACACAGCTCGACCTCCCGGTCGAAACGATCCCCGCGGCGGGCCGTCAGGTCGACGCCGTCTTCGACGTCGTCGTCGAGGACCAGCGGTTCGAGCTCTCGTACCGAACCGACGAGACCGCACGGCGCGCCGCGGACGCACGGACGCGGTTCGATCGCCTCGCCCGGCGACCGCCCTCGACCGAGGAGTAGCCGCCGCCCGGGCGATCGGGCCGGTTCCCCCACCCGACGGCCCGGAAGCGGATGCGATCCCGCCGAACCCCGTCGGTTTATACAAACGCCGTCGGTGAAGAGGGCATGGCACGCGCTCGACACGGCGATCTGGGGTGGTACCGGAACGCCGTGATCTACTCGCTCGACGTGAAGACGTTCAACGACGCCGACGGCGACGGGTGGGGCGACTTCCAGGGCCTCACGGAGCGGCTCGGCTACCTCGAGACCCTCGGCGTCGACTGCCTCTGGCTCCGTCCGTTCTTCCCGAGTCCGCTCGCGGACAACGGCTACGACGTCGCCGACTACTACGGCGTCGACTCGCGGGTCGGCACGCT
This Salinigranum marinum DNA region includes the following protein-coding sequences:
- a CDS encoding alanyl-tRNA editing protein; translation: MTDAIYLDDTGRRTFEATVERAVDDRVVLDRTCFYPTGGGQPSDTGVLRAESSDRTWTVTAVEKRDTIYHVLDERPPSVGTSLTGDVDWDRRFAHMRYHTSQHLLSALLLEAFDAETTGNQLYTDHAHLDCAYPRFSEADLADIESRLNDLVAADHTVEWYALDRETAEATLDPQRTRLHLLPDSITDVRIVEIAGPDGDPYDRTACAGTHVASTGAIGAVEVVGRETKGSEEERIEFVLS
- a CDS encoding non-histone chromosomal MC1 family protein translates to MVREDGKRNFVLREDDGTEDSVFSGRTPRQAALKAARRLHPAPSEDEVDDKAVLQLRERGTDKVHIYHGWAWKESAPDDAPDWMPEVITKANVSKQGIEHLDE
- a CDS encoding bifunctional oligoribonuclease/PAP phosphatase NrnA, whose translation is MTSGSALSEFLAGQDSLAVVCHNNPDPDTLASAMALETIAFDADVDDVTVLYSGTISHQQNRAFVNLLDLDLKTFSVDALDAADLVAFVDHSVPGGNNEVPEDVTIDIVIDHHTTEGVEAGYVDHREEIGATATIMTEYLADLEIDTSDALATALMFAIRQETLTFLRGVTSAEYAAAERLHAKLDLDLLRDLAHPAVSESTVDAIGDAIDNRTVRGSTLISHTGWTTERDAIPQAADYLGDVEGVETCVVFGLIGDAVELSARSTDSRVHIGRVLEDAFSDVGSAGGHRQMAGGHISLGLFADLSGDDDSLVEMVEEIVSRRLIKRLRLSTRDSKDEE
- a CDS encoding universal stress protein is translated as MTNVLVPFDGSKLAVEALRFAYERFPEAEMTALFVVDTSVTYQPEKYLGVKLGEIYEQREAEGEAILEEAEALAAEYDAPLTTAIEQGRPWQEILDYVDDHDVDHVVLGSHSRDLLERFFVGSVAERVVDRIPVPVTLIR
- a CDS encoding Na+/H+ antiporter NhaC family protein → MSEFGALSLAPPLLAIVLAIATRKAVLSLFVGIWTGGIILTGGVGLGQTFDWIAAAVGESVFHAQIIIFTLLLGSSVAMIWRLGGSHAVRNFAIERIDTKRKAGVAAWILGVVLFFDDYANTAVVGSTMKDVSDHLHISREKLSYLVDSTAAPVATLAISSWVAFQLSMIESGYGATNLADSEIPDSFEVFLSSIPYNMYAILAIVMVGTIVLTQRDYGEMLTAEHRASETGKVTRDDARPMQDVEAELGQPNIDDPRLISFFLPIAVLIAVTIGSALYTGFEPGASVYDMVTGADYAVALIFGSFAMVVSTYALGYVYNVLSLGESVDTTIDGFGIMLTAVTILVLAWGIGNVVAPVEDGGLGTGAYIAALVEQFLSPEILPVVVLFTAAFIAFSTGSSWGTMAIVTPIAVPVAWDLTGNHTMVAVMVGMVFSGAIFGDHASPISDTTVLSSTFTGADLIDHVRTQFYYAATVIVVVAVLMVVWGYTRVSPFVLLPVGALALVGLVYGLSEFDAKRRGIDPKSAGQPSEVTPADD
- a CDS encoding metal-dependent transcriptional regulator encodes the protein MNTADQYVKAIYLLQQMENGPASTGALADMLDVSPASANEMIGKLEGRGLAEHEKYKGVTLTDEGIVNARDALQTYCIIERFLANVLDVEEFRAEARELEPVIDETVAERLDTIIERKPDCPDCFDPETDACRFLELAFEEPAD
- a CDS encoding ferritin-like domain-containing protein, which gives rise to MSVGHRVTSDHQLARLLQIGIVLEEVVEARAQHHAGTLDETDSEIERLLADAAAESAEHRTRLEAVIDELDVESVPFEEVEALVEAQYGKTKPEDFDGVLYDQLCNEETAYKFYDDLIGAIRASDVRFGIDRDRLLDTLAGIREEEAEGVEAVTRVMERRE
- a CDS encoding lamin tail domain-containing protein, with protein sequence MRHRSRSLPVLFVVGLLVLSGCTAGVGPTTGGTTDAPSEPTAVGEDGRAGTATDGASDAGGATSATNGTLTVHFINVGQGDSTLVVGPTGETMLVDTGDFRDDGEYVVDYLDSRGIDRIDYLVSTHADADHIGGNAAVIERFETEGEGVGAVYDPGVTASTATYDRYLDAVEQYDVPLYRTETGDEIPLAGATVSVLAPPRPPLADGDRNDNSVVLRLSFGETSVLLPGDAGAVEEPYLVDTHGRALDVTLLKAGHHGSSSSTSAEVLDATTPSAVVVSSAYDSRYGHPHEEVLGRLSARSIPTYWTGTHGTIVATSDGRTVTVATQAAASTRPLDLRADAPVAPDTRGPVVVRDAYAAADDGRADTDGQVDTGETAVELTEIHADAAGDDRTNLADEYVVLTNRGDSPVELSGWVLTDESGARYRFPDGVVLAPGDSITVRTGSGTDTETDRYWDAGRPVWNNDGDTVTLLRADGGVVTEVSY
- a CDS encoding DUF3006 family protein; this encodes MLDPGAYTATLDRFEETPAGELAVLVVERDDDPLTQLDLPVETIPAAGRQVDAVFDVVVEDQRFELSYRTDETARRAADARTRFDRLARRPPSTEE